The following are encoded in a window of Alosa sapidissima isolate fAloSap1 chromosome 12, fAloSap1.pri, whole genome shotgun sequence genomic DNA:
- the ttr gene encoding transthyretin: MQKSAVCVFLASALLICSAAPVDPHGGSDAKCPLMVKILDAVKGAPAGSVALSVARRGANGEWAQLASGVTDPTGEVHELITEQDFTAGVYRVEFDTKAYWKAEGRTPFHEVAEVVFEAHAEGHRHYTLALLLSPFSYTTTAVVVKTHD; the protein is encoded by the exons ATGCAAAAGAGTGCGGTCTGTGTGTTCTTGGCTTCTGCATTGCTCATATGCAGCGCTGCCCCTGTG GACCCCCATGGTGGCTCTGACGCCAAATGTCCGCTGATGGTGAAGATCCTGGACGCAGTGAAGGGGGCACCTGCTGGAAGCGTGGCACTGAGTGTGGCCAGGCGAGGTGCTAATGGCGAGTGGGCACAACTGGCGAGCGG AGTAACAGACCCGACTGGTGAGGTCCATGAACTGATCACAGAACAGGACTTCACAGCAGGAGTATATCGCGTAGAATTTGACACCAAAGCATACTGGAAAGCAGAGGGTCGAACGCCATTCCACGAGGTGGCTGAG GTGGTGTTTGAAGCACATGCAGAGGGACACCGCCACTACACCCTTGCCCTGCTGCTCAGCCCCTTCTCCTACACAACCACTGCAGTGGTGGTCAAGACTCACGACTGA
- the b4galt6 gene encoding beta-1,4-galactosyltransferase 6, with amino-acid sequence MLNLRRLLRLSNRSFLAFIFFFSMSTTCLYFIYVAPGIANTYYFMVQAQGIILRNNVRTFGQMIRLYTNKNSTLNGTDYPDGNNSSEYVVQPTTYLPENFTYSLNLPCPERLPSMKGPIEVNMTEFPVEELEIKFKQLGIQYGGHWRPTDCQPRWKVAVLIPFRNRHEHLPILLLHLTPMLQRQRLQFAFYVIEQTGTQPFNRAMLFNVGFREAMKDLDWDCLVFHDVDHIPENDRNYYGCTNMPRHFAAKLDKYMYILPYNGFFGGVSGLTVEQFRKINGFPNAFWGWGGEDDDLWNRVSYAGYNVTRPEGEIGKYKSIPHHHRGEVQFLGRYKLLRYSKERQHLDGLNNLNYTPEVSTSSLYKNISVNLHPELAPIADY; translated from the exons CCAATACATACTACTTCATGGTACAGGCTCAGGGGATAATATTGAGGAATAACGTGCGGACATTTGGTCAGATGATCCGGCTCTACACCAATAAGAACAGCACGCTCAATGGGACAG attacCCAGATGGGAACAACTCCAGTGAGTATGTGGTCCAGCCTACCACGTACCTCCCTGAGAACTTCACCTACTCATTGAACCTGCCCTGCCCAGAACGCCTGCCCTCTATGA agGGCCCCATTGAGGTAAATATGACAGAGTTTCCTGTAGAGGAGCTGGAGATCAAGTTCAAGCAGCTGGGCATTCAGTACGGAGGCCACTGGAGACCCACGGACTGCCAACCCCGCTGGAAG gtgGCTGTTCTCATCCCCTTCAGGAATCGTCATGAACACCTGCCCATCCTGCTGCTGCACCTCACACCCATGTTGCAGCGCCAGAGACTTCAGTTTGCCTTCTACGTTATCGAgcag acGGGTACCCAGCCCTTTAACCGTGCGATGCTGTTTAATGTGGGATTCCGTGAGGCCATGAAAGACCTGGACTGGGACTGTCTGGTCTTCCACGACGTGGACCACATCCCCGAGAACGACCGCAACTACTACGGCTGCACCAACATGCCTCGGCACTTCGCTGCCAAGCTGGAcaagtacatgtacat CCTGCCCTATAATGGGTTCTTCGGGGGCGTCAGTGGGCTGACGGTGGAGCAGTTCCGCAAGATCAACGGTTTTCCCAATGCATTCTGGGGCTGGGGAGGAGAGGACGACGACCTGTGGAACag GGTGTCCTATGCTGGCTACAATGTAACACGACCTGAGGGAGAGATTGGCAAATACAAATCCATTCCACACCATCATCGGGGGGAGGTGCAGTTCTTGGGCag atataAATTGTTGCGCTACTCAAAGGAGCGCCAGCACCTGGATGGCCTGAACAATCTGAACTACACGCCAGAGGTGTCCACTTCCAGCCTCTACAAGAACATCAGTGTCAACCTGCACCCTGAGCTGGCTCCGATTGCAGACTACTGa